Part of the Cottoperca gobio chromosome 1, fCotGob3.1, whole genome shotgun sequence genome, TGGATTATATTCTGAGTCTGGAGTTTTAActgtaacaaataaaatgaacagtCTACTTCGGAGAGAGGACCAGCGGGGCAGAGTTTTTACCACCATAATTCAGACCAGGACAGAAGTACGGGAAGAGTTTCTCAGTGAAGGAGCAGCCAGTAAAGGAGTAGATGAGAGCTGCAGCATCTACATCATAAAAGGAGACCAAACCCTCCTGATAATCCACAAACACCCCCACCTTCTGAGGCtgagacttcagagagagagacgtacTCGAGGGGCATCAAGagctttgtatttatttctatctCTCAACCATATAGTCCAGTAACCAAACTCAGGGTCCAGTGTGATGCTTCCCTTCCTGTTGATCGACTCTCTGGCCACTCCTAAATCCCATTCAGTCTTTCCTTTAACTTTAACCTCAAAGTAAAATCTGCCTGCAGAGAAACTCTGCTTTCCTAAAACATTAGCAGTGACAGAAAATCTCTTTGGGTTGTCTGGGAGATTCTTCTCCACATCACCAAAACGTACTTCTTTTTGTCACCAGACAAGATGAGTTCAGGATGTGCTGTATCAGGATCAAGAGTCACATCCACTGCATACTTCTGGACCCTCTTCAGCTCAGCTATAAGCAGcttctttatctttttactgagtgtctcctccagctgagccACAGCTCTCACCACAGTCCCCTCATATGATGGTGGGGGGACTCTGACCTTTGTCCAGTCCTTGTTGGGTGGAGCAGCTCTCCCTGATGGTAAGTTTTGGAGAAGCTGGAGGTGGTCTTCAGTACGTGAAAGCTCTTCcatctccttccttctcttcatCAGCTCATAGATTTCCTGTTCCAGCTCTTTGATGAAAGCTTTGgcctgtttttctgttgttttctgcttctccttGATCGTGTTGATGAGCTCGTCCAGGCCTCTCTCAACAGACTTCATAAGAGAAGTGAAGACCTGAACACCTTCTgccacctctctgtctgcatctttGTTACTGAGGTCGACTGACTGTTTGATCTCCTGGATCTTCAGTCGTCTCTTCTGGATCATCTGCTGAACTTTAACATCTGTCTTCCCCAGCTCGGCCTTCTTTCCTTCATATTCTTCTTTCAGAGGAACAACATCATGCATCTTGTGGTCTAAAACTGTGcagagcatgcagacacatgtcTGGTCGGTCTTACAGAACAGCTCCAGAGGTTTATCGTGCTTCTTACACATCCTGTCTTCCAGATTCTCCACAGGGTCGATCAGCTGATGTCTTTTCAGGCTTGACGCTGTGAGATGAGGCTCCAGGTGAGTCTCACAGTAGGAGGTCAGACACACCAGACAGGACTTCAGAGCCTTCACTTTGGTTCCAGTGCAGACGTCACAGGGAACTTCTCCTGGTTTATCAACTTGtttctctgacctgctgctgctgctggttttctGTTGCTCTGACTCTCTGAACTGAACAACCATCTCACAGATGAAAGTGTTGACATGGAGCTCAGGTCTTGTGCTGAAAACCTTTTTACACATCGGACACAGGTACAGGTCAGTAGTATTCCAGTGTGCATTGATACAGTTTTTGCAGAAGTTGTGTCCACATGGTGTACTGACTGGATCAGTGAacacatccagacagatggagcacAGGAACTGGTCTTCAGATTGCAGAAAGCTGACTGTAGCCATGTCTACACACTGggaacagaagagacagagtgaaACATCAGTTAACTTTCAGATTTCTTCCTTATATGTgataatgtttttcaatgaAGCCCACCAGATTCGGcagaatgtttttgaaaatgagGGACATATAATCTTCTTCAAACATTGactttattatcaacaaatGTGATTATCATACTCTTTTGAACACAGTAATTATAGAGCAATTACGTTGTATTAATGCTGTGAGATTGAGCAACCCTCCCCTCttcattacttttactttttctttttctctagGCATAAAATACAAGATTTGAACTTTAGTTGTTTTCAATCCAGTTTTTATATGTCCACTCAGGTGGACAGCATGCGTTTGTGTTCTactgaagaaatatgtatttaataaacaaataaataaaatgatatataaagatgtgaaaactatacaattatatatgtatatatagaaaatgtgcatacatatcCAAAGCACCATTTAGGAATACTCTCCATTTCACTCTCCTATATAGAGCACATGGAAAGAGTTTCCTACACACACCACTGGCATAAAGTTAGATTGTCTGTTAGAGTCTCTGTTACAGTAACTTCTTACACTGACCAGaaatataaacgcaacacttttgtttttgctcccatttgtcatgagctgaaatcaaagatcgaagactttttctatgaacacaaaagatttatttctctcaaatattgttcacaaatgtgtttaaatctttGTTAGTGAGCAccgagataatccatccacctcacaggtgtggcatatcaagatgctgattagacagcatgattattgcacAGGTGTGTGGCAGGTCCCCTGACCCCCCCAATTAGAGAAGACTATCATCAATTGGCAAAGCACCCAGGGCACAAAGCCACAAGACACTGCatgcaaaatataaagatatacaaaaacttcaaattacattctaataacataaataaatagaattatAGCCAAAAACGTTACTGCAGATGAAGCTTTTTCAAGAACAGTAGCAATATTGAAATATAGCCAGTGATGCATGACGTCCACTTTAGTGGACAGATGAATAATTGTAATTTCCtcccaaatataaaatcaatactttCACAATTTATGAATTATATGATTCCTTAGTTGTTACTGTTACAAGGGTCTCTTTCCATAGAAGGATTGGCAAAGTATTGATGAGTGACAGGAAGTTTCTGGCTGTGTGTCTGCCAACAGCTTGCCACTGAGTAGCAGTGTGTGGGATGATGCGATAGTGTTCACTTTAGTGGCTGATGTGCAACTATACCATCAAAAGCCATGAATATACAAGACAACAGCTTTTGAATAGCTAACCTCTATGCATGAAAGggttaaatacattaaagaaagtttattttgtttttagcaaaactatttttgatcactagagtaaaacaaaaaagtaaaaactttctgagtagagaaaagaaagaaaagagagctcAGGTTGTTAAAACAGTAATTATTATCAGCTGTACTCACCAGTGTGTGTTAGAGACTCTGTTGTGTTGCTGAGAAAGTCTTGATGGACTTTATATACTCTTTATTCTTTAGACAGAAACACTCGTGTTACCTGCAGCTCTGACAAACCTTCAGTTTTGTTTGAGGAACGTGACGTTGAGGCTTTCCTCTCGTGTCGCTCCGcctcttctgtttcctgttttattatctataatatagaataaaactaTAGTTTCGGCACAGGATTAATTTAATATTGAGGGAGCAAAGCACTGAAGGTGTCTGGCTTCTTTgacttgttatttattttattttattttatttatgtcgTCTTTCTTGTtacattatttttgtaattgttattattattattctttaaatgAATTTTAGTTTATTAATATCTACAAACTTCAATGAAGTTTGCGTTTGAATGCAGGGCTTTTACCTGTAGTCTagtatttttacagtattttattagtacttttactttggcgcttttattctgaaggtaTCACACCTGAAGTGTTAGGTGTGTTGCTTCCGGCGGTTGGTTAGCTTGACGTTAGACTGCAGGcaggaggctgctgctgctggattcAGGGAACAAAAATGGACAGTCAAGGGAGAAAAGTCGTTGTTTGTGACAATGGAACCGGGGTAAGTTTGAGAAAAGGCGGCGCCGTTAAGTCTCACTCCGTGTCGCTCTCCGTGATCCGGCAGTTTGATACGAAAACGGAGAGAAAACTGGAAACAGGAAGTAATCGAGAGCTAACAGGCTAACGCGTTAGCTTGTCTGGGTGGGTTGTGTGAGGAATGTGTCTGTCAGCTGGATTCAGCTCATTCATCTGCAGCAGACAGATCTGTTTGCCTGGCTGCTGTTTATGTATATCAATATCACACCGTGGTTTAGCCAAGAAAGTATCTTACGAGTCTTGTTGAAGCGTGTAGCTAACGTTTAGTTTGGCTTTTTTAATTAGCTTTTGGTTAGTAACTTTGGTTACGGTAACGTTATGCACTGACAGTGCTAAACAGATCATCCGTTCAAGTGAACACAGCATTTACCTGTCGGATTATTGAGCAGTTTACATTTAACgtaaatgaatgtgatttccgTACATGCTCAGTTAACGTTAGCCAAGTTAGCTAGCGTCGTGTCCTTAGCTTTGCTTATTAGATATTCAGAATGGGAAGCAACACCACTAAGTACCATCTGAACAAGTTGGAgataaaaatatacttttttttgaCAGAATCACCATTTTCCTTATATTTATTTCTCCAGTTAGCTAGGTTAGGCTACCTACTGTAGGTTAGCTCAGTTGCCAATTCAAACGGCCCCGCCCTCGTTAAAAAGTGCAGTAtttgatcacacacacagcacagttaTTATCATGTCTTAAAAAGGTCGTGTATGTCTGTAGtagcttttaaaaatgcaacatgTATTCAAATAAACCACCCACTTAAAGCGAGACGCAGTCGTTGCGGAAGTGGAGGCACTTCTTCCATGTAAGGAAACATTCTCAGTTGTACACAGTCGTAGAGGAAGTGTTCATATTCTTTACTGAAGGGAAACTATtcaaatactccactacaagtaaaagtcctgcattcaaaaccttacttaagtaaaggtatgcaagtattatcagcacaatgtacttaaagtatgagaagtaaaagtactcattgtgcagtaaacTGGTCATTGACTGAAGTACAGTGCTGATGCTACTGCACTTCCTACATGCgctcaaaacaaaagcatttcagGATGTCATTTTGAAACATTGCACAGATGAAGTAGTTTTTATTACTTGTTTTATCAACGCGTGTTGATGGAGAGGGTTCTGAAAACTAGGACTGATATTACATCTTAGTAACAATGAGCTTctaactgtcaaataaataaacagcaggAAGCTATGGTTTGTACAGGCTGGGTTTGGTTTGTAAGTAAAAGATGGAGGCATGCTCAGATCAATTCATAAACCGCCAATCGTCAATTTAGGGACAGTTGACCTCAAATAAAacgtatatatagttatacgtTTTATTTTGAGGTCAACTGTCCCTAAattcactatatatatatatatatatatatatatatatatatatatatatatatatatatattttatatatattatatataatatattatatatatatatatatatatatataatatattatatattatatattttatatatatatataatatattatatattttatatatatatatataatatataatatattatatattttatatatatatatatatatatatatatatatatagttagtgctatttatcaatctagattgtttttgtATGAGCTGCTGAGtgtagagatgtctgtcttctctcataTAATGAAACTACTGtacactcggcttgtggtgctcaaagcgccaaaaatacatttgaaaagagtcaacagcaatgtctctttccagaaatcatgaccagATAGATAATCTACAGACCTTGTTCGAAGCAATCTCATGTAGAAACAATTTCTATTTTAGGACAAACTGTCtcttgtttattgtttgtgGATATGATATTCTCGTATACATTGTGGTTCACAGTCTGACTCGGTGTAATTACGTCTGTCTGGAAACCCAACAGGATTTTTCTCTATTAACACATGTTACTCACTGATCATGCGTTGTACTTTACCGTGTTATTTAAATAGTGTAACGCATGTTttcccttcttttcttctttcattccCGTCCTAGTTTGTCAAGTGTGGCTTTGCGGGCTCCAACTTCCCCGAACACATTTTCCCAGCGTTGGTTGGCCGGCCAATCATCCGCTCCACAGCGAAAGTTGGCAACATTGAAATAAAGGTAACATTGAAATCCTTGCAACTACAAGTAATTCTTTGTGTTAGAACGGGTGTTGGAAAGTGAAACGTATGAAGTTCTAAGATTTTAACCAAACACTGCAGCACCTAATTTCAAGGATTTGCTTCTCTTTAGTCAGACGAGATGGAAATACTTTGATAAACCAGGTGCTAACATGTAAACCTTGTGGCTGTGAGCCACTGTAACAGAAACACCAGCCAAAATAGTGAAGCGAAGGTAAAGAGCCAACATCCACTGGTCCAAAGTGTCCTATTCTGCTGAactgttgacctttgacctctcgcAGGACCTGATGGTGGGGGATGAAGCCAGCGAGCTGCGCTCCATGTTGGAGGTGAACTACCCCATGGAGAATGGCATCGTCAGGAGCTGGGATGACATGAAGCACCTGTGGGACTACACCTTCGGCCCCGAGAAACTCAACATCAACTCACGCGACTGCAAGATCCTTCTGACCGAGCCGCCCATGAACCCCATCAAGAACAGAGAGAAGATTATAGAGGTGGGCTGTGGCACGATCATGTGTGAAGTTCCAGATGTTTTGGCCTGAGAGACTGAAGCAGCGTTACGTGTCCCTCGTTGTCAGGACAGTCAAATCTGTGTCATGCTATTGTAGTTAACTTGTACTTCCTGGTTTTCTCCTGCCAGGTGATGTTTGAAACGTACCAGTTCACAGGAGTTTATATCGCCATCCAGGCCGTCCTCACTCTCTACGCTCAAGGTTTGTTTGTCTCCGCTCACGCTCCTGATCACCGCTAAACTAGAAAATCCTGAATTCTCTCAGCAAATCCATGTGTTGGCTGAATGCTAATACTAGAGTGAAACTACATCGTTTGACCACAAGTGGCGCTGTGGAGCAATCTTGATGGGCAGTTATTGATGACACCAGGAGTACTGGGTGATGCACAACTTGGCACTTCTTTGTTTTAGGACTGCTGACCGGAGTGGTGGTCGACTCTGGTGACGGCGTCACTCACATCTGTCCGGTGTACGAGGGCTTCTCGCTGCCCCACCTGACCCGCCGTCTTGACATCGCAGGGAGGGACATAACACGCTACCTCATCAAGGTACAGGAGGCTTTATATTTCCCTCAATGTTCATGCTGGTTCAGCTGCATCTTGATATGCTACACCTCTCAGTTGGATGGATTCTGTTGTTAATGTTGaatgaatgtatttgtattactCAATGATGGAATCTGACCTGTGCCGTTCGTCTGCcaaccagctgctgctgctgcgaggTTACGCCTTCAACCATTCGGCGGACTTTGAGACGGTGAGGATGATGAAGGAGAAGCTGTGCTACGTCGGTTACAACATCGAGCAGGAGCAGAAGCTGGCGCTGGAGACCACCGTGCTGGTGGAGTCGTACACGGTCAGTCGTGTTAATAATCGTCTGTTCCTCCTCTGATAAATGACGCCACAGCTAGAGAACATTTCACAGGATTAAAACGCCGTTACATTTCTGAAGGCAgagatgttgttgtgtgtccTCAGCTCCCGGACGGCAGGTtgatcaaggtgggaggagagaggttcGAAGCCCCCGAGGCTCTGTTCCAACCTCACCTCATCAACgtggagggggtgggggtggcCGAGCTGCTCTTTAACACCATCCAGGCCGCAGATATCGACACCAGGTGAGCTGGCAGGAAGTGCTCGTCTTTCGTATTTAATACAAACACTCGGTGAAAGTTTCAGTGAGTCGCATGCTTTCTGTTTGATCTTTGtgttcaaaacattttattatgttgtcTCTTGCACTCTGAAACGCCTTGTTGTGCGGTATAAATGAACCTGCCTTGATATCTCGAAGCACAaactaacacattttattacacaATAAGATGcgcacaaatgtattttatttaaaaatattaaaatgttactgAGTATGAAATATTAAAGGCTGATAATAATAACGTTTGCACAGAcgagcattgttggagggacggtcacacaaacacatcacttgtttgtgtttctctcatcAGGTCTGAGTTTTACAAGCACATCGTCCTGTCTGGAGGCTCCACCATGTACCCCGGCCTGCCTTCCCGCCTGGAGCGCGAACTGAAGCAGTTGTACCTGGAGCGAGTGCTGAAGGGAGACGTGGACAAGCTGTCGGTGAGTACAAGTGAAAACCAAAGCGTGCGACCTCGAGGGGAGACGTCACCGGTCACCTGACTTGTTAAAATAATGAGATCAACTTGAATAATCAACCGTCCCCAGCAGATCAATGGCTGCCTGCACCGTTAGGTTTGCTCCCTCTGAAGGAATTTACTCCTTGTTATGTGGAAAAGTATTTTATACATCGTATTGTGGAGATGTTTACTACAGAGGTAGTGGCTCGACGAGAGTCAGTGCAGCATCAGGCTGTAGATGAAGCCTTAcatcacagacagacatgatAGAGATCGAAGCATTGTatctttcaaatgttgattttcagcttattttaaaagtataattTCAGTTTATCAGGTTGATTAGTTACAGAAttgtagaaaaatatatatcagAGCTCTCTTGTGCAGTGCTCGTCTTCACCACTGGGGGGCACTGAAGCCACAGTCTAGTTCCTGCCAACATCTCAGAAACATCTCTGTCACAGTCCCAGGATGAcgagctgaaaacataacatCTGATTGTTCCTGGAGAGAAAGCCCGCTCTGCCGCTCGGGGAAATCCTCCAACCTGTAATTAAAAGACGATCTCAAGTCTATTTTAAGGACCTCACAGGGCGGCGGGGGCTTCAACGCGTGTTTATCTCCTTCTTGTCTCTCTTGacactctctgctcctctttccGCCTCATCTCAACAGAAATTCAAGATCAGGATCGAGGACCCCCCTCGGCGTAAACACATGGTGTTCCTGGGTGGCGCTGTGCTGGCTGACATCATGAAGGACAAGGACAACTTCTGGCTGACGCGGGAGGAGTACCAGGAGAAAGGGACGCGCGTGCTGGAGAAGCTCGGAGTCACCGTCagataaaacacaaaccaataaaAACTCTTCCCGCTCCCTCCCACCGTCCCTCCATCTACCCCCTCAGCTGATATCCAAGCATCGCTTACCTCGATGTGTCTGGATGGTCACACTCGTCGATTCACACTCATTTTGAAAAGCAAacgggggaggagggaggaagggagaggcaGGGTGTAAAGAGAGTTCTTGAATATTTTCCCACGACAAAGAAAATAGTGAGAATTATGTTTAGAGATGCACGAGGTCGTGCCGTTAAGTTCTCCATTTAAAGGACtagtttaacatttttagaTGATCAGAGCGATGCCACTCTCGTATCTGTGCATTCAACATGAAGCTGAAGCCACgagactgttagcttagcttagcgtaaagactggaagcagggggaaacagctagcctggccacttttacatttacaaagtaACACGAGCTGCAAGTTTCACTTCTCTGCAAGCAATGACACTTCCAGGAGTCTTGTTGTCGCTGAGAGCCAGGATGTGATTTATAAACACACTTTCAGTCCAGCGACCAGAAAGTAGACGAGAGAAGATTCTCATTTGAGTCGCCTCAAATTATTTTGTAACATGATTGAAGTAGTTGCATCAACAGTGTGCCGCTGGGTGCCGCTGCCTTCAGGCGGAGCCCTCTGGTTCcgctctttatgctaagctaaccggccgCTGGCTGTAGCTTCGTCTTCGCTGTACAGACATGAGCGTTCTCATCTCACTCGtgccaagaaagcaaatatgcgtaatttccaaaatgtcgaactatcACTTTAAAGAAATGATTCTAAACGGCATCAACATGCCGGCTCTTCAAACTTTCCTGTTTACTTTAATGAAGTGGAGATattctcatttttctttttggagCAGCTCATGTGTGAGTATTTTTGGGTCGAGTGCCTTTCACAGGAGGCCAGAATGAGCTCCTGGCTGTTGAAGAcgatgattattattttttattattattattattagtgatgCATTGGAGTTCCTTTCCAAAACGAGACCCCCCCGCCATGTTAAAAATGTGCTACCTAATCTGTCAAAGCAAACGTCGGCATTAAACGTAACGCTCACAGCAGTGTGGAGCATTACAGAGATCAGATATCTGAACACATGCTGCGTCTTTTTACACACTGATCATCAAATAACattctcccctcccccctcacaTTTCCTGTTTAATGTTTGGGAATGACTCACTGTGCTGAAGGTGCGGGAGGGCAGGCAGCCATGTTTAACTCGGCACCTCGTTTGTCTATCTTTGTGGCTTCTCTTTGTCGGGTATTCGCTTGCTTCTCGAGCGCAGAAGTTCAAATGTTCCACGAGATTTAAGTATGAAGTTGTGAGATGAATACGTGGGAAAGCTCTTCAGGGAACTTGAAGTTCCTCAGTCTTTGAGTTTTGTGGAGCGTCGGAGGGTTTGATGTGTGGTGGTGAGAAGAGCTGAAGCTTTTTAACGACTTTGATTTGTCTCTGCATCCAGTTTAC contains:
- the LOC115016732 gene encoding actin-related protein 2-B translates to MDSQGRKVVVCDNGTGFVKCGFAGSNFPEHIFPALVGRPIIRSTAKVGNIEIKDLMVGDEASELRSMLEVNYPMENGIVRSWDDMKHLWDYTFGPEKLNINSRDCKILLTEPPMNPIKNREKIIEVMFETYQFTGVYIAIQAVLTLYAQGLLTGVVVDSGDGVTHICPVYEGFSLPHLTRRLDIAGRDITRYLIKLLLLRGYAFNHSADFETVRMMKEKLCYVGYNIEQEQKLALETTVLVESYTLPDGRLIKVGGERFEAPEALFQPHLINVEGVGVAELLFNTIQAADIDTRSEFYKHIVLSGGSTMYPGLPSRLERELKQLYLERVLKGDVDKLSKFKIRIEDPPRRKHMVFLGGAVLADIMKDKDNFWLTREEYQEKGTRVLEKLGVTVR